One Syntrophales bacterium genomic region harbors:
- the tilS gene encoding tRNA lysidine(34) synthetase TilS — protein MLNTVRKTIADNLLLRRGEHVLAAVSGGPDSVALLRILEILAGEYSLKITVAHLNHGLRGKDADRDEDFVRILSEKRNIAFITKRVDIRERQKKTGKSIEESSREERYRFLYETAAGCGAEKIATGHHRDDQVETFFINLLRGAGMDGLKGIAPIRDDYLIRPLLYVSRSEILEFLSREGLSYRTDSSNSDQTFLRNSIRNWLLPELTKRYNPQLAAGVARTAEIIRQEDDYMLDVVRQLAVSWGISQDDREIAIPLSEFLQQHRAIQARLIKFLLEGMTAFEKRIGCLHIEAVLELCHKKDNRFRKFDLPARILVEKRAAVLKIMKVSDLRTAEGVSKSKEGGFEREVKIPGTISLPEINMNIRAAMIDKPGFAEFKSHPETAFIDYDCIHPPLFIRNWRYGDRIDLLGLGGTKKLKKYFIDRKIPSAQRETIPLLVDAQSVIWIAGERISQRVRITEKTKKVLKIELV, from the coding sequence ATGCTCAACACCGTAAGAAAAACCATTGCTGATAATCTTCTCCTCAGACGCGGCGAACACGTTTTGGCCGCCGTCTCCGGCGGCCCTGATTCGGTCGCGTTGCTGAGAATCCTGGAAATTCTTGCCGGGGAATACTCTCTGAAAATCACCGTGGCGCACCTTAACCATGGTCTCCGGGGCAAAGATGCCGATCGGGATGAGGATTTTGTGCGAATTCTTAGTGAAAAAAGGAATATAGCATTCATAACAAAAAGGGTGGATATCCGCGAGCGGCAAAAAAAAACCGGGAAGTCCATAGAAGAGAGCAGCCGGGAGGAGCGTTATCGCTTTTTGTATGAAACTGCCGCCGGATGCGGTGCTGAAAAGATAGCCACCGGCCACCATCGGGACGACCAGGTGGAGACATTCTTTATCAATCTTCTCCGAGGCGCCGGTATGGACGGTCTCAAGGGAATTGCCCCAATTCGGGATGATTATTTGATCCGTCCGCTGCTATATGTCAGCCGCAGCGAGATTCTGGAGTTTTTAAGCAGGGAGGGGCTTTCTTACAGGACGGACAGCTCCAACTCGGACCAGACTTTTTTGCGCAACAGCATCCGCAACTGGCTTCTTCCCGAATTGACGAAGCGCTACAACCCGCAGCTTGCAGCGGGGGTCGCCCGCACCGCCGAGATCATCCGGCAGGAAGACGATTATATGCTTGACGTTGTTCGGCAATTGGCAGTTTCCTGGGGGATAAGTCAAGACGATAGAGAAATTGCCATTCCGTTATCGGAATTTTTGCAGCAGCACCGGGCGATTCAGGCGCGCCTTATTAAATTTTTGCTGGAGGGGATGACCGCTTTTGAAAAACGTATTGGCTGCCTTCATATAGAGGCGGTTCTGGAATTGTGCCATAAAAAAGACAATAGATTTCGCAAGTTTGATCTTCCCGCGCGGATATTGGTCGAAAAACGGGCGGCGGTCCTGAAGATCATGAAAGTGTCTGACCTGCGAACCGCTGAGGGGGTTTCAAAGAGTAAAGAAGGCGGTTTCGAGAGAGAGGTTAAAATTCCGGGGACGATCAGTCTGCCTGAAATTAATATGAATATCCGGGCAGCGATGATTGATAAACCGGGGTTTGCGGAGTTTAAAAGCCACCCGGAGACGGCCTTTATCGATTATGATTGCATCCATCCGCCGTTGTTTATAAGAAATTGGCGTTATGGCGACCGGATTGATCTTTTGGGGCTGGGAGGAACAAAGAAGTTGAAGAAATACTTCATTGATAGAAAGATTCCCAGCGCGCAGAGAGAGACCATTCCCCTGCTGGTTGACGCGCAGTCGGTTATCTGGATTGCCGGCGAGCGGATAAGCCAGAGGGTGCGCATTACCGAAAAAACTAAAAAAGTGTTGAAAATAGAGTTGGTTTGA
- a CDS encoding HAD-IA family hydrolase — protein sequence MKSVDMLAFDLDGTLIDSTIDLTDSVNHALSTLGLAEITVEAVKEYVGDGVSATVQRALGGQADKYFPQAIELFRDYYEGHLLDHTALYPDVVDFLAYFGDKKKVLVTNKTEKYTLRIVKSLRINDYFLDVCGEDSTPFKKPDPRLLELIMEKRGVVPARTVMIGDGANDILLAKRAGAISCAFLNGISDREKLLSLAPDFVCERLSDLKAFFC from the coding sequence ATGAAATCCGTTGACATGCTGGCTTTCGATCTTGACGGCACATTGATCGATTCAACCATTGATTTGACTGATTCTGTAAATCATGCCTTGTCAACGCTTGGTCTTGCCGAGATAACCGTGGAGGCTGTAAAAGAATATGTTGGCGATGGTGTTTCAGCGACTGTCCAGCGGGCATTGGGAGGTCAGGCGGATAAGTATTTTCCCCAGGCAATAGAATTGTTTCGCGATTATTATGAGGGGCATCTGTTAGATCATACCGCCCTCTACCCCGATGTTGTTGATTTTCTTGCCTACTTCGGTGATAAAAAAAAGGTTCTTGTGACTAACAAGACCGAAAAATATACGCTCAGGATAGTGAAGTCCCTGCGTATCAATGATTATTTTCTCGATGTTTGCGGAGAGGACAGCACCCCTTTCAAAAAACCGGATCCCCGTCTTCTGGAGCTGATCATGGAAAAGAGGGGGGTTGTTCCGGCGCGCACGGTGATGATAGGCGACGGCGCCAACGATATTCTTTTGGCGAAAAGGGCGGGCGCAATAAGTTGCGCGTTTCTTAACGGGATAAGCGACAGGGAAAAACTGCTCAGTCTTGCCCCTGATTTCGTCTGCGAGCGGCTCTCCGACCTGAAGGCTTTTTTTTGCTGA
- the dksA gene encoding RNA polymerase-binding protein DksA, with protein sequence MTKKINELLSEAGKTVSEMTNGLRENYPDPNDRASLESDRNFELRIRDRERKLIMKMQEAIKRIDDGTFGLCELCGGLISEKRLMARPVTTLCINCKTKQEKVEKLEGE encoded by the coding sequence TTGACGAAGAAGATCAATGAGCTCCTGTCTGAGGCGGGGAAAACCGTGTCGGAAATGACTAACGGCTTGCGGGAGAACTACCCCGATCCGAACGACCGCGCTTCGTTGGAGTCGGACCGGAATTTTGAACTTCGCATCCGGGATCGGGAGAGAAAGCTGATCATGAAGATGCAAGAGGCGATAAAAAGAATCGACGACGGCACCTTTGGCTTATGCGAGCTTTGCGGCGGCTTGATCTCGGAAAAGAGGCTGATGGCGAGACCCGTCACCACGCTGTGCATCAACTGCAAAACAAAACAGGAAAAGGTTGAAAAACTCGAGGGAGAATAG
- a CDS encoding MBL fold metallo-hydrolase: MRHRNAGKVCDRLWYLGREESGVYLLEGDDCSLIISGGMSYLAPVVLEQLEDFHIKEEKIGKLIILHAHFDHVGLVPFFKRRYPELQIFALARGWEILKMEKAIATINSSSLMVAKRVGVEDLLKGMDLEWRDDVSGSVVEEGSVLDLGGLTVRVLETPGHSSCSLSAYCPEIKALFPSDGGGIPFEDIILPAGNSNYTQYQQSLAKLSSLPVDIFCADHYGYVTGEEANNYIQNSMESAREHRTKIEAIYRRTGSVEETVQEVLDAVYKERPSYFLSPEIYAGVYRQTVRHIASAMGER; the protein is encoded by the coding sequence ATGAGACACCGCAATGCGGGCAAGGTATGTGATCGCCTCTGGTACCTCGGGAGAGAGGAATCGGGCGTTTACCTGCTGGAGGGGGATGATTGTTCGCTGATTATAAGTGGCGGGATGAGTTATCTGGCGCCTGTTGTTCTCGAACAGCTCGAGGATTTCCATATTAAAGAGGAGAAGATAGGCAAGCTGATTATTCTTCATGCCCATTTTGATCATGTGGGACTGGTTCCGTTCTTCAAACGCCGTTATCCGGAGCTGCAGATTTTCGCCCTTGCCCGGGGGTGGGAGATACTGAAGATGGAAAAGGCTATTGCCACAATCAATTCCTCGAGCCTTATGGTAGCCAAAAGGGTAGGGGTTGAGGATTTGCTGAAGGGGATGGATCTGGAGTGGCGGGATGATGTCAGCGGCTCCGTTGTTGAGGAGGGAAGTGTGCTCGATTTGGGCGGTTTGACGGTGCGGGTTCTGGAGACGCCGGGTCACTCCTCCTGCTCCCTTTCTGCGTACTGTCCGGAAATAAAAGCGCTTTTCCCGTCGGATGGAGGGGGAATCCCCTTTGAGGACATAATCTTACCCGCCGGCAACTCCAATTATACCCAATATCAGCAAAGTCTGGCGAAGCTTTCCTCTTTGCCGGTGGATATTTTCTGTGCCGATCATTATGGGTATGTAACGGGCGAAGAGGCAAATAACTATATCCAAAACAGCATGGAGTCGGCAAGGGAGCATCGAACGAAAATTGAGGCCATTTACCGGCGAACCGGTTCTGTGGAGGAAACGGTGCAAGAGGTTCTGGATGCGGTCTATAAAGAACGTCCCAGCTACTTTCTTTCCCCGGAGATATATGCCGGGGTTTACCGCCAGACAGTGCGGCACATTGCCTCGGCCATGGGGGAAAGATGA
- a CDS encoding peptidylprolyl isomerase, with protein sequence MTKKIGRYVTIAAVFAFIFGITVGCDANAEKDKTVKQIMAPAGNASAALPAGQNATPAATVDGGATAVEVDGLKLTNAEVAAQVEQKMAQIAGQIPPERLEQARGDIRKGIIDGFVNLTLLKKEIATKKVTASEKEITAFIEEVKANMPPGQTIEGFMKQNSMDMAKFREEVGNNIKIKKLIQQEAGGSLKATDKEINDFYAKNKQMFLKPESVHARHILVASEAKDDEKTKAQKLAKAEGIRKKLVAGEDFAQLAANNSDCPSKEKGGDLGTFGRGQMVKPFEDAAFSQAPKAIGPIVKTDFGFHIIQVLEHKAAETLKLDGEMKKKIAAFMERQKQEENFEKMMKRLKTGTKIVING encoded by the coding sequence GTGACTAAGAAAATTGGGCGGTATGTTACAATTGCGGCGGTATTTGCTTTTATCTTCGGCATTACAGTCGGGTGCGATGCGAATGCGGAAAAAGATAAGACGGTTAAACAGATTATGGCGCCGGCGGGGAACGCCTCTGCGGCCTTGCCTGCCGGACAAAACGCAACCCCGGCCGCAACGGTAGATGGAGGCGCAACAGCCGTTGAAGTAGATGGACTGAAGCTTACCAATGCCGAAGTCGCCGCGCAAGTCGAGCAGAAAATGGCGCAAATTGCGGGACAGATACCCCCGGAACGTTTGGAACAGGCCAGAGGCGATATCCGCAAGGGAATAATAGACGGGTTTGTTAATTTGACCCTCTTGAAAAAGGAGATAGCGACCAAGAAGGTCACGGCGAGTGAAAAGGAGATTACTGCCTTCATCGAGGAAGTTAAGGCGAATATGCCTCCTGGACAGACGATCGAGGGATTTATGAAGCAAAACAGCATGGATATGGCAAAGTTTCGCGAAGAGGTCGGCAACAACATCAAGATAAAAAAGCTTATCCAGCAGGAGGCGGGGGGAAGCCTTAAGGCAACAGATAAGGAAATCAACGATTTCTATGCCAAAAACAAACAGATGTTTTTAAAGCCGGAATCGGTGCATGCCCGGCACATTCTGGTGGCCAGTGAAGCGAAGGACGACGAAAAGACCAAGGCGCAGAAGTTGGCCAAGGCTGAAGGAATTCGTAAAAAATTGGTGGCCGGGGAAGATTTTGCGCAGTTAGCAGCCAATAATTCCGATTGTCCAAGCAAGGAAAAGGGCGGAGATCTTGGAACATTTGGCCGCGGGCAGATGGTCAAACCCTTTGAGGATGCCGCTTTTTCACAGGCGCCCAAGGCGATCGGCCCGATTGTCAAGACCGATTTCGGGTTTCACATAATCCAGGTGCTTGAACATAAGGCCGCCGAAACGCTAAAACTGGACGGCGAGATGAAAAAGAAGATTGCCGCCTTTATGGAACGGCAAAAGCAGGAAGAAAATTTTGAAAAAATGATGAAAAGGCTTAAGACGGGAACGAAGATAGTTATAAACGGTTAA
- the rsfS gene encoding ribosome silencing factor: MPEKKENDSPERLLLFINALLDKKALNPVVLNVKEISAFADWFIICSGTSDRQVRAISSAIQESVKKAGLLPLGVEGESEGKWMLLDYDDIIVHVFLESIRIFYDLERLWAEAPLMAIPEDATALRSLPKAI, translated from the coding sequence TTGCCAGAAAAAAAGGAAAATGATTCACCGGAAAGGTTATTGCTCTTCATTAACGCCCTGCTGGATAAAAAAGCCTTAAACCCCGTTGTGCTCAATGTAAAAGAAATCTCCGCTTTTGCCGATTGGTTTATTATCTGCAGCGGGACATCCGACCGGCAGGTCAGGGCAATATCCTCTGCTATTCAGGAAAGTGTAAAAAAAGCAGGACTCCTGCCCTTGGGCGTTGAAGGCGAATCGGAGGGAAAATGGATGCTTCTCGATTACGACGACATCATCGTGCATGTCTTTCTCGAATCGATTCGCATCTTTTACGACTTGGAGCGACTATGGGCGGAAGCCCCTCTAATGGCGATCCCGGAGGACGCAACGGCCCTCCGTTCGCTGCCGAAAGCAATATAA
- a CDS encoding anaerobic glycerol-3-phosphate dehydrogenase subunit C, with protein MSATDSSLNPEKIFTEIKKMIKGEVFYDDLSRTLYSSAACLFQVKPLGIVQPRDKDDVSKVVQYASRNKIPLIARGGGTSRVGNELGEGIILDFSRFMNNVLEENAQEKWVRVQPGITPGALNKLLKTSKLFYPIDPSTKEHCTIGGMISNNSSGPHAIKYGATRDTALSLEIVLANGEMITTGPVAGGNAPGKTGALYQGLADVLNRYKKPLEEEKPFTIKNSSGYDLWSIQQNGAMDLTPLLVGSEGTLGIITEAKIRLCPLPGKTLGGLVYLDSLEKVGRAVQKIRELEPTMLEIIERRILDLARQQKAELRPYLPEGVEAMLFIEFEGKEEGELREKFSQVEQALKGENLAVEIKVAKDQKDMAMLGKVRAISGPILNKTKGVKKPVAFVEDGAVHPTRLPQYIKGLREIFSKYGVDAGIYGHAGDGNMHLMVFLDLRQEEEVKKMLAIAEETYKLIFSLKGTISGEHGDGRLRTYYTRRQYPKLYAAFIEIKKLFDPDNILNPGSIVGGDENPLAHFLKFMKKDESSSLSAILTSEEVQEASGVCSGCGKCRSYCPVAMKVLEEWALGRAKATLIRGYLDGTLDRAILDSPKFKEVLDSCVNCKRCLTECPSGADIPWLAVMGRAYEIEKNGEPFGQRVLASTRQLCEISSMFAPLANLANSLKPLRKGMEIAVGLDSRRTLPIFPNCTLQKKMESRPHKTSARKVVFFAGCYTNFNEPEDDGLATVEILEKNGFEVLLPDFRCCGIARLSSGALSAVEEDIKFNIRKLSEFADKNIPIIFSESSCALAVKMEYPKIVHSEEAVSVARNCYDIHDFLMKLHKKGELSLDFGSLNVKLGYHNPCHLRALGIVKEPVELLRLIPGVTVQAYSDECCGIAGTFGLKKKNYDLSLAIGERLFNEIRASDAEQLITGCGACALQIFQGTQRKAVAPVSLLAKAYRAKK; from the coding sequence ATGAGCGCAACAGACAGTTCCTTAAACCCGGAAAAAATATTTACAGAGATCAAAAAAATGATCAAGGGCGAGGTGTTTTACGATGATCTCAGCCGAACTCTCTACAGCAGCGCGGCCTGCCTGTTTCAGGTGAAGCCTTTGGGGATTGTGCAGCCGAGGGACAAGGATGATGTAAGCAAAGTCGTGCAGTATGCAAGCCGCAATAAAATTCCGCTTATTGCCCGGGGGGGAGGAACCAGCCGTGTCGGGAACGAGCTGGGCGAGGGAATCATTCTCGATTTTTCCCGCTTCATGAATAATGTTCTGGAAGAGAACGCTCAGGAAAAATGGGTCCGCGTCCAGCCGGGCATAACGCCGGGCGCTCTGAACAAACTGCTCAAAACGAGCAAGCTCTTTTACCCGATTGATCCCTCTACCAAAGAGCATTGCACCATCGGCGGCATGATCTCGAACAATTCCAGCGGCCCGCATGCCATAAAATACGGGGCTACCCGCGATACGGCGCTTTCACTGGAGATTGTTCTCGCCAATGGCGAGATGATTACGACCGGGCCTGTTGCGGGGGGAAATGCTCCTGGAAAGACGGGAGCACTTTATCAGGGACTTGCCGACGTCCTCAATCGTTACAAAAAACCGCTTGAAGAAGAAAAACCTTTCACGATCAAGAATTCCTCAGGTTATGATCTCTGGAGTATTCAGCAGAATGGGGCTATGGATCTGACCCCCCTTTTGGTGGGTTCCGAAGGAACGCTCGGGATTATTACCGAGGCGAAAATCCGGCTCTGTCCGCTTCCGGGGAAGACCCTGGGCGGTTTGGTTTATTTGGATTCATTGGAGAAGGTCGGCCGGGCTGTCCAGAAAATCCGTGAGCTGGAGCCCACGATGCTGGAGATCATCGAACGGCGGATTCTTGATCTGGCCCGGCAGCAGAAGGCGGAATTGCGGCCGTATCTGCCGGAGGGCGTTGAAGCGATGCTTTTCATCGAGTTCGAGGGAAAAGAGGAGGGTGAGCTCCGCGAAAAGTTTTCCCAGGTCGAGCAGGCCCTGAAGGGCGAAAATTTGGCCGTGGAAATAAAAGTGGCAAAGGACCAGAAGGACATGGCCATGTTGGGAAAGGTGCGCGCCATCTCCGGCCCGATCCTCAATAAAACAAAAGGCGTCAAAAAGCCCGTGGCCTTTGTTGAGGACGGCGCAGTCCATCCTACAAGGCTGCCGCAGTATATCAAGGGGTTGCGGGAAATATTCAGTAAATACGGGGTTGATGCAGGCATCTATGGACATGCCGGCGACGGCAATATGCATTTGATGGTCTTTCTGGACCTGCGCCAGGAAGAAGAAGTGAAGAAGATGCTGGCTATTGCCGAGGAAACCTACAAGCTTATCTTTTCACTCAAGGGAACGATCAGCGGCGAACATGGGGACGGCCGGCTGCGGACCTATTATACCCGGCGGCAGTATCCCAAGCTTTACGCTGCGTTTATCGAAATAAAAAAACTTTTCGACCCCGACAACATCTTAAACCCCGGCTCCATCGTCGGCGGGGATGAAAATCCCCTTGCCCACTTCCTCAAATTTATGAAAAAAGACGAGAGTTCTTCCCTGTCCGCGATCCTGACCAGTGAAGAGGTGCAGGAGGCAAGCGGGGTCTGTTCAGGCTGCGGGAAGTGCCGCTCCTACTGCCCGGTGGCAATGAAGGTGCTGGAGGAATGGGCGCTGGGAAGGGCAAAGGCGACGCTGATCCGCGGATACTTGGACGGAACGCTCGACCGGGCTATTCTGGATTCTCCGAAATTCAAGGAGGTTCTTGACTCTTGCGTGAACTGCAAGCGGTGCCTGACAGAGTGTCCATCGGGCGCCGACATTCCCTGGCTTGCGGTCATGGGCCGGGCTTATGAAATAGAGAAAAACGGGGAGCCTTTCGGCCAGAGAGTCCTGGCAAGCACCCGTCAGCTCTGCGAGATATCGAGTATGTTCGCGCCTCTTGCCAATCTGGCTAACTCGCTGAAGCCGCTGCGCAAGGGGATGGAAATTGCTGTTGGCCTTGATTCCCGTAGGACGCTGCCGATATTTCCGAATTGCACGCTGCAGAAAAAAATGGAGAGCCGTCCGCATAAGACCAGCGCCAGGAAGGTCGTCTTTTTTGCGGGCTGCTATACCAATTTTAATGAGCCCGAGGATGACGGTCTGGCAACCGTGGAAATTCTCGAAAAGAACGGTTTTGAGGTTCTCCTGCCAGATTTCCGCTGCTGCGGCATCGCCCGTCTGAGTTCCGGGGCCTTAAGCGCGGTTGAAGAGGACATCAAATTCAATATTCGCAAACTATCAGAATTTGCAGACAAAAACATTCCCATTATTTTCAGCGAGTCAAGCTGCGCTCTTGCCGTTAAAATGGAATATCCGAAAATTGTGCATTCGGAAGAGGCGGTAAGTGTGGCAAGAAACTGCTATGATATTCATGACTTTTTGATGAAGCTTCATAAAAAAGGCGAGCTTAGCCTGGATTTCGGCAGTTTGAACGTCAAACTCGGCTACCACAATCCCTGTCACCTCCGCGCGCTCGGCATTGTCAAGGAGCCGGTGGAACTGCTCCGGCTGATTCCCGGGGTTACGGTTCAGGCATACTCTGACGAGTGCTGCGGCATCGCGGGCACCTTTGGCCTGAAGAAAAAGAACTACGACCTCTCGCTGGCGATTGGCGAGCGATTATTCAACGAAATAAGGGCTTCCGATGCTGAGCAGCTCATAACCGGCTGTGGCGCCTGCGCTCTGCAAATCTTTCAGGGAACGCAAAGAAAGGCGGTTGCCCCGGTTTCCCTGCTCGCGAAAGCCTACAGGGCTAAGAAGTAA
- the rfaE2 gene encoding D-glycero-beta-D-manno-heptose 1-phosphate adenylyltransferase, which translates to MKNILSWEELKETVENLRGKGGKIVFTNGCFDILHAGHVRYLKQARAAGDVLVLGLNSDSSVRKIKGDRRPIVPQEERAEVVASLKAVDYVTLFEETTPLKLIEHLKPDVLVKGADWRVEEIVGRKEVLSWGGRIELIPIVEGASTTNIIEKIRLAYTEK; encoded by the coding sequence ATGAAAAATATTCTGTCCTGGGAAGAGTTGAAGGAGACGGTGGAAAACCTGCGGGGAAAAGGCGGCAAAATCGTATTCACAAACGGATGTTTCGACATACTTCACGCGGGGCACGTCCGGTATCTCAAGCAGGCAAGAGCGGCCGGGGACGTTCTTGTCCTGGGACTTAACAGCGACTCCTCCGTCAGGAAGATCAAGGGGGACAGACGTCCCATCGTACCCCAGGAAGAAAGGGCCGAGGTGGTTGCCTCTCTCAAAGCGGTCGATTACGTAACCCTCTTCGAAGAAACGACGCCCCTCAAACTGATAGAGCATCTGAAGCCTGATGTTCTCGTCAAGGGCGCCGACTGGCGCGTTGAGGAAATTGTCGGCAGGAAAGAGGTCTTGTCATGGGGAGGAAGGATTGAACTGATCCCCATCGTTGAAGGCGCCTCCACGACCAACATTATAGAAAAGATACGCCTTGCCTACACAGAAAAATAG
- a CDS encoding thiolase family protein: MNVFEKAYIPYNGYYSTPFVRWQGSMQNENSIELAGKTARRWLLEKKKIDPAIFDYMYFGITITQPHLFYSHNWAAGILTDNKKNLPALMVNQACTTSTTILNLAALAVEHGSLQVAFGLMADRCSNGGHTVWANPMGPGGEVYSENWLMDNFNNDPNVYPPTKMVQTADNVAKKEGITKEECDAVTLRRYEQYEMALANDRAFQKRYMFPAEVKVSKKKTILIEEDDGVTPTTAEGLAKLSPIEKGGVHSFGVQTHPADGNAGFIVTTREKAKELSADPKIEVRIVSYGFSRVEPGFMAAAPVPAAQMALANAGLKITDMKAIKSHNPFATNDINFAKKLGNDVMKMNNYGSSIVYGHPQAPTAGRIIAEMIEEVAMAGGGYCLWAGCAAGDTGASMIFKVG; encoded by the coding sequence ATGAACGTTTTTGAAAAGGCCTATATACCCTACAATGGTTATTACTCTACCCCTTTTGTCCGTTGGCAGGGAAGCATGCAGAATGAAAATTCAATCGAGCTGGCGGGAAAAACGGCGCGAAGGTGGCTGCTCGAGAAAAAAAAGATTGACCCTGCTATTTTTGACTATATGTACTTCGGGATTACCATTACCCAGCCCCATCTGTTTTACAGCCACAACTGGGCCGCCGGCATACTGACCGACAACAAAAAGAATCTGCCCGCCCTGATGGTAAATCAGGCCTGCACAACTTCCACAACCATCCTGAATCTGGCGGCGCTGGCCGTGGAACACGGCTCGCTGCAAGTTGCCTTTGGTCTGATGGCCGACCGCTGCTCCAATGGCGGCCACACGGTATGGGCGAACCCGATGGGCCCCGGAGGCGAGGTATATTCGGAAAACTGGCTGATGGACAATTTCAACAATGACCCCAATGTTTACCCGCCCACCAAGATGGTGCAGACCGCCGATAACGTGGCCAAAAAGGAAGGAATCACCAAAGAGGAGTGCGATGCCGTGACGTTGCGCCGCTATGAGCAGTATGAGATGGCGCTGGCCAACGACCGAGCTTTCCAGAAACGGTATATGTTCCCGGCGGAGGTAAAGGTCTCAAAGAAAAAAACCATCTTGATAGAAGAGGATGACGGTGTGACCCCAACGACGGCAGAAGGTTTGGCGAAGCTCTCTCCCATTGAAAAGGGCGGGGTTCACAGTTTCGGCGTACAGACGCACCCGGCTGATGGCAACGCCGGCTTCATCGTCACAACCAGGGAAAAAGCGAAGGAATTGAGCGCGGATCCCAAGATCGAAGTCCGGATCGTCTCCTATGGCTTTTCCAGGGTTGAGCCCGGCTTCATGGCTGCGGCGCCGGTGCCGGCGGCTCAGATGGCCCTTGCCAACGCCGGCCTGAAAATCACCGATATGAAGGCGATCAAAAGCCATAACCCCTTCGCGACAAATGACATCAATTTCGCCAAAAAGCTGGGCAATGACGTCATGAAGATGAATAACTACGGATCATCCATTGTCTATGGCCATCCCCAGGCGCCGACCGCAGGCAGAATCATTGCCGAAATGATTGAAGAAGTCGCCATGGCCGGCGGCGGCTACTGCCTCTGGGCCGGTTGCGCCGCCGGCGACACCGGCGCCTCCATGATCTTCAAGGTAGGTTAA
- a CDS encoding ComF family protein, translating to MNILAGIADIIFPPCCVVCGELLQRHSSLSLCENCLKGISFIVSPLCPRCGIPFPAEEGSDHLCGQCLMEEKPYALARSVGRYEGTILTAIHKFKYHGKTGIGKALGNIMADFASGIWEMGTFDLIIPVPLHIKRLRERGFNQAVILARALSNRFHVPLDFSSLKRVRFTPPQVGMGRKERSVNVQGAFSIKNPENIAGKKILLIDDVYTTGSTLAECSRVLLDANAEAVAILTAARATGEHTAEK from the coding sequence TTGAATATTCTTGCCGGGATTGCGGACATTATTTTCCCGCCTTGCTGTGTCGTTTGCGGAGAGCTTCTGCAGCGGCATTCTTCACTGTCTCTCTGCGAAAACTGCCTGAAAGGAATCAGCTTTATTGTCTCGCCGCTTTGCCCTCGCTGCGGGATCCCTTTTCCCGCTGAAGAGGGTAGCGATCACCTCTGCGGCCAGTGCCTGATGGAGGAAAAACCATACGCGCTCGCCCGTTCCGTCGGAAGGTATGAAGGAACAATCCTTACCGCCATTCACAAGTTCAAGTACCACGGCAAAACCGGAATCGGCAAGGCGCTGGGAAACATCATGGCCGATTTCGCCTCCGGAATATGGGAAATGGGAACGTTCGACCTGATCATCCCGGTTCCCCTGCACATCAAAAGACTGCGAGAAAGGGGATTCAACCAGGCGGTGATCCTGGCACGCGCGTTGTCCAACCGTTTCCATGTCCCGCTTGACTTTTCATCGTTAAAAAGGGTGCGGTTTACGCCGCCGCAGGTCGGCATGGGCAGAAAAGAGCGTTCGGTAAATGTGCAAGGGGCGTTTTCCATAAAAAACCCTGAAAACATAGCCGGGAAAAAAATCCTTTTGATTGACGATGTTTACACAACGGGAAGCACTCTTGCCGAGTGCTCCCGCGTTCTGCTTGACGCCAATGCCGAAGCAGTGGCCATCTTGACCGCGGCTCGGGCAACCGGAGAACATACTGCGGAGAAATGA